One genomic region from Pseudorca crassidens isolate mPseCra1 chromosome 11, mPseCra1.hap1, whole genome shotgun sequence encodes:
- the APAF1 gene encoding apoptotic protease-activating factor 1 isoform X4, producing the protein MDAKARNCLLQHREALERDVKTSYIMDHMISDGVLTVSEEEKVKNEPTQRQRAAMLIKTILEKDNYSYISFYNALLHEGYKDLADLLHRGIPVISSSNGKDSVGITSYVRTVLCEGGVPQRPVVFVTRRKLVNAIQQKLFKLSGEPGWVTIYGMAGCGKSVLAAEAVRDHSFLEVCFPGGVHWVSVGKQDKSGLLMKLQNLCTRLDQDENFSQRLPLNIEEAKDRLRILMLRKHPRSLLILDDVWDPWVLKAFDNQCQILLTTRDKSVTDSVMGPKYVVPVESGLGKEKGLEILSLFVNMKKADLPEQAHSIIKECKGSPLVVSLIGALLRDFPNRWEYYLRQLQNKQFKKIRKSSSYDYEALDEAMSISVEMLREDIKDYYTDLSILQKDVKVPTKVLCILWDMETEEVEDILQEFVNKSLLFCDRNGKSFLYYLHDLQVDFLTQKNHSQLQVLASLIYTRN; encoded by the exons ATGGATGCAAAAGCTCGAAATTGTTTGCTTCAACATAGAGAAGCCCTGGAAAGGGACGTCAAAACATCCTACATCATGGATCACATGATTAGTGATGGAGTTTTAACAGTGTCGgaggaggaaaaagtaaaaaatgag cccacCCAACGGCAACGAGCAGCTATGCTAATTAAAACGATACTTGAAAAAGATAATTATTCCTATATATCATTCTACAATGCTCTGCTACACGAAGGGTATAAAGATCTTGCCGACCTTCTCCATCGTGGCATTCCTGTCATATCTTCTTCCAATGGCAAAGATTCAGTTGGAATAACTTCATATG TAAGGACAGTCCTGTGTGAAGGTGGAGTACCACAGAGGCCCGTTGTTTTTGTTACTAGGAGGAAGCTAGTGAATGCAATTCAGCAGAAGCTCTTCAAACTGAGTGGTGAACCGGGATGGGTCACCATATATGGAATGGCAGGTTGTGGGAAGTCTGTATTAGCTGCAGAAGCTGTTCGAGATCATTCTTTCTTAGAAG TTTGTTTCCCAGGGGGTGTGCATTGGGTTTCAGTTGGGAAACAAGACAAATCTGGGCTTCTGATGAAACTGCAGAATCTTTGCACACGGTTGGATCAGGATGAGAATTTCTCCCAGAGGCTTCCACTTAATATTGAAGAAGCTAAAGACCGTCTCCGCATTCTGATGCTGCGCAAACATCCAAG GTCtctgttgattttggatgatGTTTGGGATCCTTGGGTgttaaaagcttttgacaatcaGTGTCAGATTCTTCTTACAACCAGAGACAAGAGCGTTACAGATTCAGTAATGG GTCCTAAATATGTAGTCCCTGTGGAGAGtggtttaggaaaagaaaaaggacttgAAATTTTATCCCTTTTTGTTAATATGAAGAAAGCAGATTTGCCAGAACAAGCTCACAGTATTATAAAAGAATGTAAAG gttcacCTCTTGTAGTGTCTTTAATTGGTGCACTTTTACGAGATTTTCCCAACCGCTGGGAGTACTACCTCAGACAACTTCAGAATAAGCAATTTAAGAAGATAAGGAAATCTTCATCTTATGATTATGAGGCTTTGGATGAAGCCATGTCTATAAGTGTTGAAATGCTCAGAGAAGACATCAAAGATTATTACACAGATCTTTCCATCCTTCAGAAAGATGTTAAGGTGCCTACGAAG GTGTTGTGTATCCTCTGGGATATGGAAACTGAAGAAGTTGAAGACATACTGCAGGAGTTTGTTAATAAGTCTCTCTTGTTCTGTGATCGAAATGGAAaatcatttctttattatttacatGATCTTCAAGTAGATTTCCTCACACAGAAGAATCACAGCCAGCTTCAGGTACTTGCATCTCt GATCTACACAAGAAACTAA